A portion of the Juglans microcarpa x Juglans regia isolate MS1-56 chromosome 1D, Jm3101_v1.0, whole genome shotgun sequence genome contains these proteins:
- the LOC121265321 gene encoding probable 3-ketoacyl-CoA synthase 21, giving the protein MAMTLQHVPSLPELIVFCIHPFMMVLVAGILVLYLIYKRKVAVYLLDFACYRPPSSYRLPMSMFVEHFVLDNMDPESIAFQTKILEKSGFSEETCIPPSVSQVPLRKSLSSAMEEAETVMFSVVADLFKKTNTNPKAIDILVSNCSLFCATPSFTAMLVNKFRMRSNIMSFHLSGMGCSAGIISVSLAKDLLRVHQNSLALIVSTETLNQDWYTGKNPSMLLTNCLFRMGGAAVLLSSREQDKSRSKYELKHLVRTNKAQDDISYACVFQDVDLENKVGVSISKGILNVAGDALKENIAALGPLVLPFSEQLKFGFSIFCRKIMWNTKQRSIYVPDFKKAFEHFCIHAGGRAVIQGIEKSLRLRKQDVEPSKMTLYKYGNTSSSSIWYELCYIEAKGRMKRGDRVWQIAFGSGFKCNSVVWKCVTDSEFEIADAWNDINRYPLHVPDVVKIN; this is encoded by the coding sequence ATGGCAATGACCCTACAACATGTACCCAGCCTCCCTGAGCTCATTGTCTTCTGCATCCACCCTTTTATGATGGTTCTCGTTGCAGGAATACTTGTCCTATACCtcatatataagagaaaagtCGCTGTTTATTTACTCGACTTTGCTTGCTATCGACCACCCAGCTCTTATCGGTTACCAATGTCCATGTTTGTAGAGCATTTCGTTCTTGATAACATGGATCCTGAGAGTATTGCTTTCCAGACCAAGATCCTAGAGAAATCTGGATTCAGCGAGGAAACTTGCATCCCTCCCTCTGTCAGTCAAGTACCACTAAGAAAATCGCTCTCTTCTGCCATGGAGGAGGCTGAGACGGTAATGTTTTCGGTGGTTGCGGACTTGTTTAAGAAAACCAACACCAACCCTAAGGCCATTGATATTCTTGTTTCAAACTGTAGCCTATTTTGTGCTACGCCATCTTTCACTGCTATGTTAGTTAACAAGTTCAGGATGAGAAGCAACATTATGAGTTTCCACCTCTCCGGCATGGGGTGTAGCGCCGGAATCATATCAGTGAGCCTTGCAAAAGACCTGTTGAGGGTTCACCAGAACTCCTTGGCTCTAATTGTCAGCACTGAGACCCTAAACCAAGACTGGTATACTGGCAAAAACCCATCCATGTTGCTTACTAACTGTCTCTTTCGAATGGGGGGTGCAGCGGTATTGCTGTCAAGCAGGGAACAGGACAAGAGCAGGTCAAAGTATGAGCTAAAACAccttgttcgaacaaataaagCACAAGATGACATATCTTATGCCTGCGTCTTTCAAGATGTGGACTTGGAGAACAAGGTTGGAGTATCAATATCAAAGGGGATCCTAAATGTGGCTGGAGACGCACTCAAGGAAAATATTGCTGCCCTGGGACCTCTGGTCTTGCCATTTTCAGAGCAATTGAAGTTTGGGTTCTCCATATTTTGCCGGAAGATCATGTGGAATACAAAGCAAAGGAGTATCTACGTACCTGACTTTAAGAAAGCTTTTGAGCATTTCTGCATCCATGCAGGGGGGAGAGCTGTGATTCAAGGAATTGAAAAAAGCCTACGTTTAAGGAAACAGGATGTTGAGCCCTCAAAGATGACTCTCTATAAATATGGGAATACTTCGTCTTCTTCCATTTGGTATGAGCTCTGTTACATAGAAGCGAAGGGGAGGATGAAAAGGGGCGATAGGGTCTGGCAAATTGCCTTTGGGAGTGGGTTCAAGTGTAACAGTGTAGTGTGGAAGTGCGTTACAGACTCAGAGTTTGAGATAGCCGATGCATGGAACGATATCAACAGATA